The region CCCCACAGCCCTCTGTGCATGTTGTGATTTATTTACCTTTGCATCCTCCACCTCATCCCCTAGCTTCTGGTTCATTCAAGCCCATTATAGTTCCCAGTACACAGAAGACACTCAAAagctatttgttgaatgagtgcaTAAATGAAACCCTTTCAGAGGAATAAATCTATAAGCAATCAAGGGTGCTCTTGATTTTTCCATAAAGTTACATAGGACTTTGTAATCACCCAGTTGATCATTGCTAAGAAAGTGCTTGATCCTATTCTCTATTATCAGCTTGCAGGAGAAACAAACATGTTTTATGTTTCTTGTATAGACAAGATGACTAATCTTAGAAGACTTATAAAAACGAACATCTTCCAAGTCAACCTGAatgtaaagtgctgaaagaatgaACTGTGATTCCTGCTTGGGGACTGGTAGAGTGAATTTTTGACTCCCATTCTTGACCCCTCCTAATACATAAACGCTTTGCCATATACATCAGTCCCTCCCACTAAAGGCATTGGTGAAAATTCTCACGCTTTGACTTTGGGCTCTGCCATGTTGCTTTTACTAATGGATGTTAGTGGACTGGAGGCACGAGGCTTGCCATGCACTTGGTggttgggttttctttctttaccttttGATCACCATGAGAGTAACATACATGGCTCACCTCACTAAGCCCAAGAGGAGAATTGGAGATGTGTAGAGCACAGCTACCCCAGCTGACCCACAGACCATCAGGGAGAAGCAAAGCCACCCCGTCCAACCCAGCCAAGATCAGTTTCTGAAACTCTAGCTAATCTGCAAACTGCATACGTccaataaatgcttattattgTAAACCACCAACATTCTGTGTTATTGTGTAGCAGTATTTGAATAATACAAATACCaacaggcttctttttttttttttttgagacggagtttcgctcttgttgcccaggctggagtgcagtggtgcgatctcagctcactgcaacctccaccccccgggttcaagcgattctccggcaggagaatcctgagtagctgggattacagacatgcaccaccacactcagctaattttttgtatttttagtagagatggggtttcatcatgttggccaggctagtctcgaactcctgacctcaggtaatccacctgcctcggcctcccaaagtgcagggatgacAGGCACCGGCCCCATCAGCCTTCTTTTACTCCCTTTCTTCTTCCGACTCTGGCATTCTGCACCCTTCTCCTCGGTTCTCTTCTCAGCAGTCTGCTAATGTGAAAATAATTGGCTTTAGGGTCAGAAAGTTGTGACTTTGAACTCATTCTGTGAATGACTGGGAGGCCTGAATATGTTACTTTTCTcctttgagccttggtttcttaATCTGTGAAGTAAGAAAAAGATACCTGTGATGACTCAATAAGCTACATTAAGCAACCAGCATGCAATAATCAGCCTACACTCCAGAACTGAGTGTAACTGACCAGAAGGGATCACAAAGTGAGCAAAAGCAGTGGTTCCTTGTTCGTTCTGCACTCTCCCCAtacaaaattccattcctttcccccaGATTTGTTCTTCTTCTTAGGCTCAGGCAGTTTTACCATAGTGTGTTCTCTCTGCCTCCAGCACTGTGGTAAAGATGATATTTCTTATTCCTTTAATGCCTCTTGGCTACATCCATTCTCCAGGGACAATTCATTTTAAGGAGTGCTTTTTATGTTTGGCCTTCTTGTGTGTATTCTTTGAGGTATGTCTCGTGTGTGTGTGCCTAcgtagtcatgcatcacttaacaatgggATATGTTATGAGAAGTGTATCATTAGATGATTTCGTCATTGTGTGATCATAGAGTGTATGTACACGAACACAGATGCTATAGCCTACttcacacctaggctatatggtatagcctattgctcctacactacaaacctgtatagcattttactgtactgaatacagcAGGTGATTGTAACACATTGGTAAGTATTTATCTATCtaagcatatctaaacatagaaaaggtacagtaaaaatacaatgaGAAAGATAACAAATGGtccacctgtatagggcacttaccgtgaatggagcttgcaggactggaagttgctccaggtgagtcagtgagtgactggtgagtgaatgtgaaggtctaggacattactgtacacaaCTGTAGACTTTATCAACGCTGTATACTTAGGCTACAcgaaatttttacaaatttttctttcttcaataataaattaacctaaGCATGGTGTaacttttttgctttataaacttctagcttttttaactttttgactcttttataCTAACACTTagctaaaacacaaacacactgtaCAGCtgtaccaaaatatttttttccttattctttaagcttttttcaattttttcaatttttattgttttactttttaaacttctttgttttAAACCAAGACACAAACACACCTTAGCCTCGGCCTActcagggtcaggatcatcagtatcactgtcttccacctctacATTTTGTCCCACTGGAACATCTTTCAGGGGCAATAACCCCagtggagctgtcatctcctataataacaatgccttcttctcgAATCCTTCCTGAAGGATCTTCTTGAGGCTGTCTTCtagttaacttttttattttttaaataagtaagagtacactctaaaataataatgaaaatataagtaCATAAACCAATAACAGTCATTTCTtatcaagtattatatactgtacataattatatgtgctaGAATTTTCCATGACTAGCAGCACAGTAGGTTTCCAGCAGCAGCATCATGAACATGAGTAATGCATTGCTATGACATCAGTAGGCTGTAGGAATCTTTCAGCTCCATTACAATCCTACAGGACCACTGCTGTATATGTGGTTTGTCACTGATGAAAACGTTGTGTGCCACATGACTCTGTTGGTGTGCATATAAAATGTTAACTTGATCTTTAATTgaagtatttaatctatttacatttaatgttactaTTTATGTATTTGAGTTTTAGTTACCATTTTACTATTTGTTATCTATTTGACTCACttgttttatattcctttttctcttagcttcatttgcattaattttttagTACATTATTTTCCCTCTATTAACTCGTCAGTTATACATTTGCTTACTATTGTTTTGGTGGTTACTCTAGAAatcataacatatattttttattattactgtctaaaaaacaaaatagcccTTTTCACTTTTTCAATAATGCCAGAACCTTCAAATGTTTTAACTCCATCCACTCTCTTCATCTTATGTGTTATTGCTGACATATATCTCCTAAGACATATTTACTTTATACAATCATAATTGATTTATACTTATCaacatatttaccatttccatAGCTTATTACTTAGTGTATGtctatatttccatttcataatcAATATTGCCAGAAGTTTTTGtagtcttttcaaagaaccagcttacTTACTTTGTTaaacatactatatatatgttaTCATCACTTTCTGCAATTATCTCCTTTctatattcttttaatttattgtataaatatttatccttttttaaTCTGCTTGATCTATCAAAAACTAGGAGAGGTGCATTTAAATTGCTCACTGAAGTGatgaatttatcaatttttcctgTAATTCTACTGATTTTTATTACAAAGCCAGAAGCATATAGAAATTTAGACATGTTATATATTCCTGGTAGATTAAACTTTTAATTATGTAGAGGCCTTCTCACAATGCTCTGGCTTAAAACTTTTTTattcaatattaaaataattccttTAGCTTTCTTTGTACAGTATTTTCCTGGTATatcctcactttttaaaaattttccctattctggccgggcccagtggctcatgcctgtaatcccagcactttgggaggccgaggtgagtggatcacgaggtcaggagttcaagaccaacctgaccaatacggtgaaacccagtctgtactaaaaaaaaaaaaattagccaggcatggtggcacgcacctgtaatcccacctactcgggaggctgaggcaggagaatcgcctgaacccaggaggtggaggttgcagtgagccaacatgatgccattgcactccagcctgggcgactgagtgagattccatctcaaaaaaaaaaaaaaaaaatcactatttttgTATATCTGTTGTATATATCTtgttataatttacttttttttacccATTCTGACAATCTCTATCTTACATGGtagttattatttattctattttattcatatatttgggCTGTCATCTTCGTAgttctattttttcatctttttatgctttttttggcCTTTCTTTAGACAACCTAAGTCCcacttttgaaaaaattaatccCTATTTTCCCTCCACTATTTAGAAAATTCCTCTCTCCATTCTTATGAGTATCTTTGATACTACAGTGCACACTCAATTTAACAATGTTGAGGTTAACCAATATCTTACAGCTTTTGTCCTGAACAGTTCATGAATGTTAAAACACTTAAATTCAGATCACCCTATCCCAACTTACATACtacttctattctctattttagtaatttattaAAACTGTAGTTACATTTTAGTGGAGGGCCTTTCAGAATATCATGCTGGGGGCACTGAAGGAGGCAAGGATCTTCTCCCTTTATTTGCTGACCCAGTCTTCTGCTTTTTGCTGGTTTCTTGACTCAGGGTTTACTCCTCATTGTTTGGATGGATTATTCAACTGCCCTACAACTCTTTTGCTGTGGAACTGCTTCTCTGTAGACCTGTTGCCAAGGTTCCACAAATGAACCCAAGCACCAAGCAATTGCTGTAGGCCTCTTCCTGAAATCTTCTCGTTAGTAGTTCCTTGGACTTGTCTAGGAGAGATGTACAACTAAAGAAGAAACCACAAACAGAAGAGCAGAGAAGTCGTCTTACGGGAAACCCTGAGAATCTGCAGTTTTGATTATATTCCTGTGAAATGGCCTTTTTGCAGCATTGTTATATTCTGCAGAGAACACTACTAAGATTTATTCACTACTTAAATGGAGATTTGGCTATTTTCCTGCATGGCGTTTTAGATGGTTGAATCTTCTTGCTTCTGGAAGTCTTTACAGCTTCTGGAAGTCTTTACATAACCCTACAATGCTCTCAACCTCCTCTGAAGAGTCCCTATCTTTATGAATTGTCAAATAAATTAGTTTGTGCTGACTGATTCCTTTTTTAGAATTTGAATTGCATTCCTCCTTCTACCTGAAACCTCGGTGTACACACGTGCATGcgtgcactcacacacactaaAGAGAATAGAAATTGCACATTAAGAGGTATCTTTGTGCTGGTCTGACAAtcactttgttcctttttgttaTTAAAGATAACAAAGGCGGTGTCTAAAGAAAGCTGGGCTCCTCCTTGCTTGATCCTCAGGACTTCCCCAAGGATGAATCAAGTTATTCTACTTATTCCAAGGAGATGTGCTTACATTTGGAACATTGTATCAGTTACTTTGCCACAGTAAAGGTTAGTGATCACGTGGGTTGGGCATCCACTTTGTGGCTCTTTCAGTCTTTCCCTCTCCCATAAACTAGATTAGTGGGTTAGTCAGCCAACATCACTAGAAATATAAGGAGATGGAAATAATTGTAGGTATATTTCTCTCAGCTATTGTGGCTGGACTATTTAGGTCAGCTGAGGGAAGATGCTGGAGGTaaaacaaactatttttaaaaatactggtgtggggccaggtgcggtggcttacgcctgcaatcccagcactttgggaggccaaggcaggcggatcacaaggtcaggagatcgagaccatcctggctaacatggtgaaaccccgtctctaccaaaattacaaaaaatcagccgggcgtggtggtgggtgcctgtagtcccagcttactggggaggctgaggcaggagaatggcgtgaacccgggaggcagagcttgcagtgagccgaaatcacgccactgcactccagcctgggcgacagagcgagactccatctcaaaacaaacaaacaaacaaacaaataccggTGTGGAAGGGTACCAAATTATTAACCTGCTCAACATGTCATCAGTTACTATTTCTCAGTTCAGCTTTCATTCTAGAAAACTACTATGGAGCCGTTAACTCTCATTTGGATTACTGTCCTTCCAGCCAGTCTGGTGAATcaaaattttttaagttatttattaaatattatcccATTTTTCGCCTGTGGCAGGGTGGTGGTCCAGAGGCCTTGACTGAAGGGGACTGGAACAACTTGTCTGTGCCATCTCTGGGCTTTTCTCCTCTACTACTCTACTGCTCAGTGCAAACAATGTATCTTCTATTAGTTCCATTACTTCAGTTGTGCTTTGAAGGGGGCAACAGGTTTCTTAGTGGGTTTTGATTTTAGTACCTTGATGTTAATCTGATTTATGAAATTCTCCATGGAGTTCATCTGAGTTTACCGGATTCTGCTCCGGAATATGAGGCCTAAGTCccagataataaaaatgtattttggctTGATCTCTTGGGCTTTTATTTCTCCTAGGACTTTGTGGTGAAGAGGTTAAATATTCCTTGGTTATTCCTAAATTATCTGGTCAAACATCCttatattatcatttttaatgtgtCATACCTCTTTAGCACGTTTCCAACAACCTGCCAATTCTGTTAACTAAGCAGCGTATTAACTTCCTCCAAATAGTATCTTTAAAATCCCACCGTTTTCTCCCTCAGAAACTTAGTATGGTATTCAAGGATGCTAGAATTCTACTGCTCACAAGATACTAGAGGGGACCCCTCCGAATACACACCCTGTGCTCCAACCTCCCTGCTCACGCTCAGCTGCACTACTTCTTTCCTGCCACTGCACAACTGTGGTTGTGTTTGTTCAGATTTGGGAGACAACATGTCCCTCCAAGAACCTCAGAAAATTCAGTAATTTACAAAAGGGACCAGAAATTTAGTGTCAGCATATGAAAACTCTGCAGGGAGATCAGCAATTAAGGACTATTTGATGTTCCAACAAACCGGCCCAGCCTCACAAGCTTTCCCTCATGTAGAACTCTGACAGATTTTCATTTATTGGAATAgtgcaaataagaaaattaaaaagtcaatttgTTCTGTCACTGCCAGTATTTTACCAACCTTTATAAACGGTTAAGTATGAGCTAGGAGAAACTATCTTTTGTGGCAGACATTTCACCCAGGACAAGCTGTGCTTAGGCTTAGATACTTGGTTTAGAAATGCCTGCTTATTAGGACAGTATCTTCTGCAAACTCCAGGCTTGGATCTTATCTCAGAGTGCATATATTTCACCGGACTCTGCTAATCATCCCAAGCCTTCCTTTCCTCAAGGAAAAATACTCTGTACTCCCAGATCTATTTGAGTATGAACCACCCTCAGAATAATCAGGACACTGAAGCCCTGGAAAAGGAATGGGTAAGATGGGAAGTCCCAGAAACCAGGGAACTTGGCTGCAAGTGttacctttatttatttcatatatgtatatttccagAAGGACAAAGGTTGACTGGTATTAAGACCTAACCAGTCCATCAGAATATCATTGACCAAAATGAGAATTTCCCTGTTGGGCCACTAGGGTTGGAGTCTTATTAACCCTCCCCTATTCCTCGGGCCCATAATGCATTATGAGATAGAGGAGAAGAAACCAGGCACAGAAGACTCTCCCTGTCATGCTTTAACCCCATACCCTGTGCTCCACTTATGGAGGACGTCTCCCCAGTTCTTGCCACTCCCACAATCAGAGAAGGTGAGGTTCATAATTATTCAGCCTCATCTCCAAGGAACCTTTAACTGGCAACAGAGATTGTTGGGCCATCATGAGATGCTACTTTCTAGCTCTATGAACATAAAATCAcgtaagaaaaagcaaacaacacaaATACATGAAAGCCATTTACTCCTGGTGAATTCCTCAGGGTCCCAGGTTCAACACTTTCCGTGATGTCAGAGTACTCAGTCAGGGATGATGGGGACAGGGTGTCAGAATAGTCTTGATGGTCTTGCCAGCAAcagctttttcttattttccataaTTTGGTCTTAGTCGTTCTCCAGTTGTCTTCATGTGAATAAAGTGGCCCATGGCAATCATGATTCTGTAACTGTTATAGTGCCTTTGTAAGTTGACAGTTTCCAAATCCCCTTACTCATACGACCCCTGTGAAGAGGGGTGTGAAGGGGTTGGTGGGCTTGTGCATATGAGGGAATGTGAACGATTTCATTATGACCGAATTATGCTTTACTCAATAAGCACTCAAACACTACCATCTCACTTGTAGTAGAAGTGCTAGGGATGCAACCAAGAGACTGGTTGAATAACGGGAAGGGTTAAATGCATgagtattttaatagaaaaaaatattaaaaacaaaaccaaaactcgTATGGAAAGAGGCTTCTGACTAGGCCCTCCTTTCTAGCAGTGTTTGGCACCTGATAACAACTTGACGCTGGGGGAGGGAGCAGCTTGACAAGGTCCACATGAAGCAGCCTTGAGGTTTTTCGCCCACTTCCATTTCTCCTCAGCATCAAAGGAAAGTGCATGGTAAGAAGTGAATCAGACAGCGAGGGATCTATGCAGTTATCCTGTGAATGTGTGGCAAAGCCATCAGGACGCAAACCCCCTGTCTTGAGTCCAGAGCTGTGTGCTTTAAGATTTGAACCCAGTAAAGACAGAATCCTTCAGGCTCGTCCCTTCCCAAACCTAAGGGGCTGTCCTTGGCCACTTTCAACTTGAAGCTGTTGAGCAGTCTTTAGGATATGTAACAGCCTATTTTTTGGACGATATAGGAACCACGACCTCTTAAGTCTCTTAGTTCTCCTACTTTATACCCATGAGGTAGAGGCAGGCGCACTCCAGCGAAGGAGAAGCCTCAATTCAGGTTGTACTTTGGATGAAACATCCCCTCAAGGCGTAGAAGAAGGCTGAGAGGTTCTGCCCGGGCTTGTGTTTAGTTGCAGGAAGAGGTGATGTCAGATCTGAGCAGGTCAGGGAGACTCCCTCGAAAAGGTCTTCCCAGGCTGACAAGAGGGCTTTTCCTCTTCCTCACCTCCCTTAGCTGAGGGCTGAGAGCAGGTCTCCTCACATGGGGACCTCGCTAGGAGGTCTTTTCTGAGTGGATCCTCTGATGCCTAATTAAGTGATATCCTCTGCTGAAGCTTTTTCCACACGTAGGGCACGTGAATGGTTtctccccagtgtgtgttctctGATGCCTGACGAGGTGGTCCCTGCGACTGAAGCTCTTCCCACATTCGTTGCATCGGCAGGGCCTCACTGAGGCGTGTCCTCTCAAGTGCTTGGCGAACGCGGCGCTGTGGGTGAAGCAGCGCCCGCACTCGCTGCAGAGGTAGAGTTCCTCAGCAGCGTGCGTCTTCCGGTGCGCCAGGTACCGCCTGTGTTCACTGAAGTCCTCACCACACTCTCCACACAAGTAGGGTTTGCCTCCCAGGTGGATTCTTTGGTGTGTTGTTAACACAGATTTCTGGCTGAAGCTTTTGCCACAAATAGTACAAAAGaagggtttttctccagtatgtGTCCTCTGATGTCTGACAAGGTCTGAAGTCCAGCGGAAGTGTTTTCCGCAATCATCACATCTATAGGGTTTCTCCACTGATGGAGTTCTCTCAGCCTGTGTCAAAGGGGAGGTCTCTTCCAGATTCTTCCGGTTTAGGGGATATTTATAAGGCGCGTTCATCTTGTGAACCTTTTGGTGCCTGGCAAGATGTGAGCTTCGTGTGTAACTTTTTCCACATTCCatacatttatagggtttctctcctgtgtgagTCCTCAGGTGTCTAACAAGGTGGGAGTTACAAGTGAAGCTCTTTCCACACACAGAACAGTCATGATGCCTCCCTAACAGGGGGTGGACGGGTGTAGTTTCCCGAAGGTTCACAAAACTATTCACTTGAGAAATATTAGTACCAAATCTTCTTTCATTAAGTCTACCTGGATTGTCCTCAAAGACTATTTCCCAATCTGGAGTCTGGTGAATTTCTGGTTCTCCCAAAACAGGCCTGTGTATATCCTCCAAACTCAGATCTTCCTGCTCCAGACACTCTTCCTCATCTTTACTCCTATCTCCTGTAGAAAGGGTGAGACGAAAAAAGGGGTCACTGTAGCGGCAACAATGCCTTCTACACAAtggggagatttttaaaaagggtttTGAGATGGCAAGACTAAATGGAATGCCTGTCCTGTGCCAAGCACTTTCTCATATTGTTATGCTATCAACAAACCTTGGTATGCACAAAtataatcttcattttacaaatgcagAGATTGACAATCGAGGGTTTCAGGGAATTGTACAGTAAATGGTATAGCTGCAATTCcaaaagttaacatttttctttcaccCTTTTGTATTACATTGTTATCAGACAAATGatgggaggagaaaagaggaggGCAATGACAGAAGAAATGGCTGTCAGAGGGAGAAAGCAGTACTGGCTGACATGTTAGAAGAACTGATGAGAGCGGGGccctacagagagagagaagcactGCCTAGAGGAACTGCTGGCTCAGGGTGGGTAAGACCGTTTTTGTCATTCCTCACCTGTGTAGGTAAAACTCAGGATTTCTGGCTCTTGAGTCTCCTGAGGCTCTTGGATATCTGGGACCCAAGGCTCTTCCTCTCTAACCTGGGAGATCTCATCAGGTCTGGGGATTGGAAATGCTGCTCAAGAGAGGGAAAATAGGATATCACGATTGGCTCAACAATTCCCTGTGTTAAGAGCGGTCCTTTTCTATTTGGTAGGTTGTGGGGCAAATACATAGCTAGCTCAGGTGATGAAATCTTTCATCTCTTTAGTTTGTGTACTTTTAACCAAGGACTGCATATCTCTTGCCTTTCTTGTGGTTTTCACCTGCAACTTAATAATTATACCATTGTACACCTTATCCTCTTTTCCCATATTCAAGAAAGATTATCTCCAACTCTTACTGTTTTAAAACTCATGTgcttacttcaaatatttctgcACTAAAGCTGTAATATTACAAGTTTGTTTTCCTATTAGAGgtttccatttccatccatttaTCTTTTACTTGAAAGGACACCGTATTTTTCACCTAATCCCTCAATTTTATTGGTGGGGAAGGCATAAGAGAAGTTCACTGCATACAATCTAAGGTCTAAGATCCCCCAAAATTTCCAGCAGGAAAAAGATCTCTGGGCTTAGAACACTCTAGAATACTTGAAATTCCTTACACAGAGAGACTACAATTCCACAGTCTTCTTCCAAGACATATTCTCCATAGAACTCTTTCTGTGTTGGGTCCAGATCACTCCACTGGTCCTGGGAAAAGCATACGGCCACATCCTTGAACGTTACCAGTCCCTGAAACCACATAAGGATTTCATCAAAACGTGATGCTACGGGTAGCCTCGTATTTTGTCCCTGTTGAAGGTCATACAATAGGTGGACTCCTCTAGGAGATGAAAGGAGCTTGAGTGGCGGGCTGCTTAAACTCATTCTCGGGGGAGCCATGTGTCCCCTGTGGCACTGGCCCTGCCCCCTCCAACTCCACCACTTTCCCTGAGGACCAGCTTATGTTCTTCTTCTTTAAGGTATTGTTTAAAATTTAGGAAAGGTCTTAAAAATCATCATTCAGCTCCCTACTTGACACTTATAACGCTATATACATTTCTGCAAAATTCATCTTTTCTAGTACACTTTCCCTAAAGACTCTAATCACTTTCAATAGTTTCTATACTCTATAGCCAAAACAAG is a window of Gorilla gorilla gorilla isolate KB3781 chromosome 9, NHGRI_mGorGor1-v2.1_pri, whole genome shotgun sequence DNA encoding:
- the ZNF202 gene encoding zinc finger protein 202 isoform X2, with translation MATAVEPEDQDLWEEEGILMVKLEDDFTCRPESVLQRDDPVLETSHQNFRRFRYQEAASPREALIRLRELCHQWLRPERRTKEQILELLVLEQFLTVLPGELQSWVRGQRPESGEEAVTLVEGLQKQPRRPRRWVTVHVHGQEVLSEETVHLGAEPESPNELQDPVQSSTPEQSPEETTQSPDLGAPAQQRPHQEEELQTLQESEVPVPEDPDLPAERSSGDSEMVALLTALSQGLVTFKDVAVCFSQDQWSDLDPTQKEFYGEYVLEEDCGIVVSLSFPIPRPDEISQVREEEPWVPDIQEPQETQEPEILSFTYTGDRSKDEEECLEQEDLSLEDIHRPVLGEPEIHQTPDWEIVFEDNPGRLNERRFGTNISQVNSFVNLRETTPVHPLLGRHHDCSVCGKSFTCNSHLVRHLRTHTGEKPYKCMECGKSYTRSSHLARHQKVHKMNAPYKYPLNRKNLEETSPLTQAERTPSVEKPYRCDDCGKHFRWTSDLVRHQRTHTGEKPFFCTICGKSFSQKSVLTTHQRIHLGGKPYLCGECGEDFSEHRRYLAHRKTHAAEELYLCSECGRCFTHSAAFAKHLRGHASVRPCRCNECGKSFSRRDHLVRHQRTHTGEKPFTCPTCGKSFSRGYHLIRHQRIHSEKTS
- the ZNF202 gene encoding zinc finger protein 202 isoform X1, producing the protein MATAVEPEDQDLWEEEGILMVKLEDDFTCRPESVLQRDDPVLETSHQNFRRFRYQEAASPREALIRLRELCHQWLRPERRTKEQILELLVLEQFLTVLPGELQSWVRGQRPESGEEAVTLVEGLQKQPRRPRRWVTVHVHGQEVLSEETVHLGAEPESPNELQDPVQSSTPEQSPEETTQSPDLGAPAQQRPHQEEELQTLQESEVPVPEDPDLPAERSSGDSEMVALLTALSQVCPSYLCTTENLFEEPLGISHTKQGLVTFKDVAVCFSQDQWSDLDPTQKEFYGEYVLEEDCGIVVSLSFPIPRPDEISQVREEEPWVPDIQEPQETQEPEILSFTYTGDRSKDEEECLEQEDLSLEDIHRPVLGEPEIHQTPDWEIVFEDNPGRLNERRFGTNISQVNSFVNLRETTPVHPLLGRHHDCSVCGKSFTCNSHLVRHLRTHTGEKPYKCMECGKSYTRSSHLARHQKVHKMNAPYKYPLNRKNLEETSPLTQAERTPSVEKPYRCDDCGKHFRWTSDLVRHQRTHTGEKPFFCTICGKSFSQKSVLTTHQRIHLGGKPYLCGECGEDFSEHRRYLAHRKTHAAEELYLCSECGRCFTHSAAFAKHLRGHASVRPCRCNECGKSFSRRDHLVRHQRTHTGEKPFTCPTCGKSFSRGYHLIRHQRIHSEKTS